The following coding sequences lie in one bacterium genomic window:
- a CDS encoding cytochrome C oxidase subunit IV family protein: MATPERDVPILPARTFVAVWTALVALTATTVAVAKGGLLARYSVLGALAIASLKAGLVVGWFMHLRYESRLLRALVLMALAAVGAILALTFADVWYRR, translated from the coding sequence ATGGCGACACCGGAGCGCGACGTGCCCATCCTGCCGGCCCGCACCTTCGTGGCGGTCTGGACCGCGCTCGTCGCGCTGACGGCGACCACCGTCGCCGTCGCCAAGGGCGGCCTGCTCGCGCGCTACAGCGTGCTCGGCGCGCTGGCGATCGCCAGCCTCAAGGCGGGCCTCGTGGTCGGCTGGTTCATGCACCTGCGCTACGAGTCCCGGCTGCTGCGGGCGCTCGTCCTGATGGCGCTCGCGGCGGTCGGCGCAATCCTCGCGCTGACCTTCGCCGACGTCTGGTACCGGAGGTGA
- a CDS encoding cytochrome c oxidase subunit 3 yields MTAVAGAGAQAHGEGGAKLGMWLFLLTELLFFSGAFLLYAVFRARYAAGFHAAAADESTAIGTANTLVLLTSSLCMALAIAALRQGRVRASLLGQGATMLLGLVFLAVKATEWAGKIGRGLYPDSPVLLRREHGEVLFFGLYYVLTGIHAVHVAIGIGVIAAAFLLTARGRLGPGRYALLENAGLFWHFVDVVWIYLFPLFYLVT; encoded by the coding sequence ATGACCGCCGTCGCGGGCGCGGGAGCGCAGGCGCACGGCGAGGGCGGCGCCAAGCTCGGGATGTGGCTGTTCCTGCTCACGGAGCTGCTCTTCTTCAGCGGCGCCTTCCTGCTCTACGCCGTCTTCCGCGCGCGCTACGCCGCCGGCTTCCACGCCGCCGCGGCCGACGAGAGCACGGCGATCGGCACCGCCAACACGCTCGTGCTGCTGACGAGCAGCCTCTGCATGGCCCTGGCCATCGCGGCGCTGCGGCAGGGGCGGGTGCGCGCCTCCCTGCTCGGCCAGGGGGCGACGATGCTGCTCGGCCTCGTCTTCCTCGCGGTGAAGGCCACCGAGTGGGCCGGCAAGATCGGTCGCGGCCTCTACCCGGACTCGCCCGTGCTGCTGCGGCGCGAGCACGGCGAGGTGCTGTTCTTCGGCCTCTACTACGTGCTCACTGGGATCCACGCGGTCCACGTCGCCATCGGCATCGGGGTCATCGCCGCGGCGTTCCTGCTGACCGCGCGCGGCCGCCTCGGCCCCGGGCGCTACGCGCTGCTCGAGAACGCCGGCCTGTTCTGGCACTTCGTCGACGTCGTGTGGATCTACCTCTTCCCGCTCTTCTACCTGGTGACCTGA